A window of Fusobacterium sp. contains these coding sequences:
- a CDS encoding suppressor of fused domain protein, with amino-acid sequence MKKEYIETSGWDAITRAFEKHYPEQTDPLHYAPIISWRLGGEDPLDGISVYDGGDYYHFVTYGLSELYDKESEDFDYSGYGFELTLKLKKSSLKNKEEELNCICGILQTLGRITFENGDIFQPFEYIYTGQKTGMDSQSLSNITGFVTIPDEISEINTPNGLLQFVQLVGMTDAELKTIVDKKNTVEEMIEKLGHSMTDFKRKSLV; translated from the coding sequence ATGAAAAAAGAATATATAGAGACTTCTGGATGGGATGCAATTACTAGAGCCTTTGAAAAACATTATCCTGAGCAGACTGATCCCCTTCACTATGCCCCTATAATCTCTTGGCGTCTAGGAGGAGAAGATCCTTTAGATGGTATCAGTGTCTATGATGGAGGAGATTATTATCATTTTGTCACTTATGGACTTTCTGAACTGTATGATAAAGAATCTGAAGATTTTGATTATAGTGGATATGGATTTGAACTTACATTAAAATTAAAAAAGTCTTCTTTGAAAAATAAAGAGGAAGAATTGAACTGTATCTGTGGAATTTTACAAACTCTTGGAAGAATAACTTTTGAAAATGGAGATATATTTCAACCTTTTGAATATATATATACTGGACAAAAAACTGGTATGGACTCTCAATCACTATCTAATATAACAGGTTTTGTAACTATTCCAGATGAAATAAGTGAGATAAATACTCCTAATGGGCTATTACAATTTGTACAACTTGTAGGTATGACTGATGCAGAACTTAAAACTATTGTAGATAAAAAGAATACTGTTGAAGAAATGATAGAAAAACTTGGTCATTCTATGACTGATTTTAAAAGAAAAAGTCTAGTTTAA
- a CDS encoding GNAT family N-acetyltransferase, which produces MLQLKKLTDNKKKYIELLLLADPEEKAIDKYINDCEVFCLIENEKILGQCAVIEIDKHRCEIKNIAICETIHKKGYGRKFLNLICDYYKDKYFSILVGTADPGIEFYEKCNFKISHRIKNFFIDNYDEEIFDNGIQCIDMIYLERKLK; this is translated from the coding sequence ATGTTACAGTTAAAAAAACTTACAGATAATAAGAAAAAATATATTGAACTGTTACTGTTGGCTGATCCAGAAGAAAAAGCCATAGACAAATATATCAATGATTGTGAAGTTTTTTGTCTTATTGAAAATGAAAAAATCTTAGGGCAGTGTGCTGTCATTGAAATAGATAAACACAGATGTGAAATAAAAAATATAGCAATCTGCGAAACTATACACAAGAAAGGCTATGGAAGAAAATTTCTTAACCTCATATGCGATTACTATAAAGATAAATATTTTTCCATATTAGTAGGAACTGCTGATCCTGGAATAGAATTTTATGAAAAATGTAACTTTAAAATATCTCATAGAATAAAGAATTTTTTTATAGATAATTATGATGAAGAAATTTTTGATAATGGAATACAGTGTATAGATATGATTTATTTAGAAAGAAAATTAAAGTAA